In the genome of Paracoccus tegillarcae, one region contains:
- the infA gene encoding translation initiation factor IF-1, whose amino-acid sequence MAKEEMLEFPGVVKELLPNATFRVELENGHEIIAHMAGKMRKNRIRVLAGDKVQVEMNTYDLTKGRINYRFK is encoded by the coding sequence ATGGCCAAGGAAGAAATGCTCGAATTTCCCGGCGTCGTGAAGGAACTCCTGCCTAATGCGACGTTCAGGGTCGAGCTGGAAAATGGCCATGAGATCATCGCACATATGGCAGGAAAGATGCGCAAGAACCGCATCCGTGTTCTGGCCGGCGACAAGGTTCAGGTGGAAATGAACACCTATGACCTGACTAAAGGGCGCATCAACTATCGGTTCAAATAG
- a CDS encoding FliM/FliN family flagellar motor switch protein, with protein MADLDAGQGQGETSGQRVLSGLLKARDQARLADGAAPSLPHPQPATVKRAALNAIGRAFERLYKLPASPLELSPAAITLAEMAELLPQPALLSVVEGAGEAIGVVAICPSLMTALIEMQTIGRITSRPVETRRSTRSDAIICADFVNALLSELGGEITRIDGFENFGGFRYASFLEDQRPLLLMLEDCPYRSLAYTVKVGGEPGREGKIFVALPQKTAVAALAPPSPAEAVMAAPATDESDRPAPDLTAPMAQAPIEVVGVLCRRSMRLGDLRDLRAGQVLPLPRVDLSHTRLETRLGQLLATGKLGESEGYHAIRLRREGEQKLTGGDDQQAGKTNDQAASTASGLTAHDVIANGTHPALAPEPPMADLSLPDRFRTGTAVPGDAKQPPPQNSGTTVAPAPTTADAPQKSANTG; from the coding sequence ATGGCTGATTTGGATGCAGGTCAGGGGCAGGGCGAAACATCCGGGCAGCGGGTGTTGTCTGGCCTGTTGAAGGCACGCGACCAGGCGCGGCTGGCCGATGGCGCCGCGCCCTCGCTGCCCCATCCGCAACCCGCAACCGTCAAGCGCGCGGCACTGAATGCCATCGGCCGCGCATTTGAGCGGTTGTATAAACTGCCGGCCAGCCCGCTGGAACTGTCGCCTGCGGCAATCACCTTGGCCGAGATGGCCGAACTGCTGCCCCAGCCCGCGCTGCTATCCGTGGTCGAAGGGGCGGGCGAGGCAATTGGCGTGGTGGCAATCTGCCCCAGCTTGATGACCGCTCTGATAGAGATGCAGACGATCGGGCGGATCACGTCGCGCCCGGTCGAAACGCGCCGCTCAACCCGCAGTGATGCGATCATCTGTGCCGATTTCGTCAATGCGCTGCTCAGCGAACTGGGGGGCGAGATCACCAGGATCGACGGGTTCGAGAATTTCGGCGGCTTTCGTTATGCCAGCTTTCTCGAAGACCAGCGGCCGCTGTTGCTGATGCTGGAAGACTGCCCCTATCGCAGTCTGGCCTATACCGTGAAGGTAGGTGGTGAACCGGGGCGCGAAGGCAAGATATTCGTTGCCCTGCCTCAGAAAACTGCAGTCGCAGCGCTGGCGCCGCCAAGCCCTGCTGAGGCGGTTATGGCCGCGCCTGCGACCGATGAAAGTGATCGCCCTGCACCGGATCTGACCGCACCGATGGCGCAAGCGCCGATCGAGGTGGTGGGCGTTCTGTGCCGCCGCTCGATGCGATTGGGTGACTTGCGCGATTTGCGCGCGGGGCAGGTGCTGCCTTTGCCGCGTGTTGATCTGTCGCATACGCGCCTGGAGACAAGACTGGGTCAGTTGCTGGCCACGGGCAAGCTGGGCGAGTCCGAGGGCTATCATGCGATCCGTTTGCGCCGTGAGGGCGAGCAGAAGCTGACCGGCGGCGATGACCAGCAGGCCGGCAAGACGAACGATCAGGCTGCATCGACCGCATCGGGCCTGACGGCCCATGATGTGATCGCAAACGGCACCCATCCCGCGCTCGCGCCGGAACCGCCGATGGCGGACCTGTCGCTTCCCGACCGTTTTCGCACCGGCACAGCGGTTCCAGGGGATGCCAAGCAGCCGCCGCCCCAAAACAGCGGAACGACGGTCGCACCGGCCCCAACCACGGCAGACGCGCCACAGAAAAGCGCCAATACTGGCTGA
- a CDS encoding ATP-binding protein — translation MSVDLLVGACLTYVALMFLVAFAADRAAVRGKIRWLDHPVVYTLSLSVYCSAWTFFGGVGYATRSGLEFATIYLGPTIVFAGAWWGLRRLVRVARMHHVTSIADLISARFGKSNPLAALVTLIAVIASTPYIALQLQSVSLSFRAFTIDSADAVQGNTALWVAGGLAVFTIIFGTRNLAADERHHGVVTAIALEAVVKLVSFLLLGIFVVWGLADGPADVIARIARATAADKQLSEGWLLKPDRWTALIMVSGIAVVTLPRMFQVMVVEAADAERLRVAGWAFPAYLFAMSLFVLPIAIVGRELLPEGSNPDLFVLTLPLSQNQNALALLVFLGGFSAATSMVVMSAIALATMVSNHWLVPVWLWLLRKPDGQDPDDLGRFVLNARRLAILAVVGGGWVYHQASGGSAALAAMGLVAFTGMAQVFPAMLGGLLWRGATRVGAYAGVGTGLVMWLVLIFLPSVGIGTGPVFPAGVDQLAGSIGLSLGVNTLAFLTLSLLSFPDPVERLQGLSFVHAVEPEGPGAPTDGNVRGAESLMAMARRIWGADPALRFFQAEAVAQGKTGFLPDLTPRFLTRLERRLAGSVGAATAHAMIGRVGGGAGLSVSDLMEVAGEASRAKEEARRLETARDELDRTARQLREANEKLTELSVQKDEFLGQVSHELRTPMTSLRAFSELLKLPDLPDQDRTRFAGIIHDEAGRLTRLLDDLLDLSVLESGRAALNVSVANLHDLIDRALEAASASGPERNFTIDRDLPSEHVPVITDTDRLLQVLINIISNARKYCDAERPELRIRARRLSDRSTVIDVIDNGSGIDLDRQALIFEKFSRLNDPMRAGGAGLGLAICLEIMNALGGDVTYLPGQGGAAFRVTLPARPPGQNRTEEAEEAG, via the coding sequence ATGAGCGTTGATCTGCTGGTCGGCGCCTGCCTGACCTATGTCGCGCTGATGTTTCTGGTGGCCTTTGCCGCTGATCGCGCGGCGGTGCGGGGCAAGATCAGGTGGCTGGACCATCCGGTGGTCTATACGCTGTCGCTGTCGGTCTATTGCTCTGCCTGGACCTTCTTTGGCGGGGTTGGCTATGCGACCCGATCAGGTCTGGAATTTGCGACGATTTATCTGGGCCCGACCATCGTATTTGCAGGGGCGTGGTGGGGGCTGCGCCGGTTGGTCCGCGTGGCGCGGATGCATCACGTCACCTCGATCGCTGACCTGATCTCGGCGCGGTTTGGCAAGTCGAACCCGCTGGCGGCGCTGGTCACGCTGATCGCGGTGATCGCCTCGACCCCGTATATCGCCCTGCAATTGCAGTCTGTCAGCCTGTCCTTTCGCGCCTTCACCATTGACAGCGCCGACGCCGTTCAGGGCAATACCGCGCTGTGGGTGGCAGGCGGCTTGGCTGTGTTCACCATCATCTTCGGCACGCGCAACCTGGCCGCGGATGAGCGCCACCACGGCGTCGTCACGGCCATCGCGCTGGAGGCGGTGGTCAAGCTGGTTTCCTTTCTGCTGTTGGGAATATTCGTGGTCTGGGGGCTGGCCGACGGCCCCGCTGATGTCATCGCCCGGATCGCGCGGGCCACGGCCGCAGATAAGCAATTGTCCGAAGGCTGGCTGCTCAAGCCTGATCGCTGGACTGCTCTGATCATGGTGTCGGGGATCGCGGTGGTGACACTGCCGCGCATGTTTCAGGTCATGGTGGTCGAGGCCGCCGATGCCGAGCGGTTGCGCGTCGCTGGCTGGGCGTTTCCCGCCTATCTTTTCGCCATGTCGCTGTTTGTCCTGCCCATCGCCATCGTCGGGCGCGAATTGCTGCCCGAGGGGTCCAACCCCGATCTGTTCGTCCTGACCTTGCCGTTGTCGCAGAACCAGAACGCATTGGCGTTGCTGGTTTTTCTGGGCGGCTTCTCCGCGGCCACCTCGATGGTTGTCATGAGCGCCATCGCGCTGGCGACGATGGTCTCGAACCACTGGCTTGTGCCGGTCTGGTTGTGGCTGCTGCGCAAGCCGGATGGCCAGGATCCCGATGATCTGGGCCGCTTTGTCCTGAACGCGCGGCGGTTGGCCATTCTGGCAGTCGTTGGCGGTGGTTGGGTTTATCATCAGGCATCGGGCGGCTCGGCGGCGCTGGCGGCGATGGGTCTGGTGGCGTTCACGGGCATGGCGCAGGTCTTTCCGGCGATGCTGGGCGGGTTGTTGTGGCGGGGTGCAACGCGGGTCGGCGCCTATGCCGGCGTCGGCACGGGGCTGGTGATGTGGCTGGTGCTGATCTTTCTGCCCTCGGTCGGTATCGGCACGGGGCCGGTTTTCCCCGCAGGCGTCGATCAACTGGCCGGTTCGATCGGACTGTCGCTTGGGGTGAACACTCTGGCGTTTCTAACGCTGTCGCTGCTCAGCTTTCCCGACCCTGTCGAACGACTGCAGGGCCTGTCTTTCGTCCACGCCGTAGAGCCAGAGGGCCCCGGCGCGCCGACCGATGGAAACGTGCGCGGCGCAGAATCGCTGATGGCCATGGCCCGCCGCATCTGGGGTGCAGATCCGGCCTTGCGGTTTTTCCAGGCCGAGGCCGTGGCGCAGGGGAAAACCGGGTTCTTGCCCGATCTGACCCCGCGCTTTCTGACCCGCCTCGAACGGCGGCTGGCAGGGTCGGTGGGTGCGGCCACGGCGCATGCGATGATTGGGCGCGTGGGCGGCGGCGCGGGCCTCAGCGTCTCTGATCTGATGGAGGTCGCGGGCGAGGCCAGCCGCGCCAAGGAAGAGGCAAGGCGGCTGGAAACCGCACGTGACGAACTGGATCGCACGGCGCGCCAGTTGCGCGAAGCCAATGAGAAGCTGACCGAACTTTCGGTGCAAAAGGACGAATTTCTGGGTCAGGTCAGCCATGAACTTCGCACCCCCATGACCTCGTTGAGGGCTTTTTCCGAATTGCTCAAACTGCCCGATTTGCCCGATCAGGACCGCACCCGCTTTGCCGGGATCATCCATGATGAAGCCGGCCGCCTGACGCGGTTGCTCGATGATTTGCTGGACCTGTCGGTATTGGAAAGCGGGCGCGCCGCCCTGAATGTCTCGGTCGCAAATCTGCATGATCTGATTGATCGGGCGCTGGAGGCTGCGTCGGCCAGTGGGCCGGAACGCAATTTCACCATCGACCGGGATCTGCCGTCCGAACATGTGCCAGTGATCACCGATACCGATCGTCTCTTGCAGGTCTTGATCAATATCATCAGCAATGCCCGCAAATATTGCGACGCCGAGCGTCCCGAACTGCGCATCCGGGCGCGCCGCCTGTCTGATCGATCGACTGTCATCGACGTGATCGACAATGGTTCGGGCATTGATCTGGACCGTCAGGCGCTGATCTTTGAGAAGTTCTCGCGGCTGAATGACCCCATGCGGGCAGGCGGCGCGGGGCTGGGGCTGGCCATCTGCCTTGAGATCATGAACGCGCTTGGCGGGGATGTGACCTATCTGCCGGGGCAGGGCGGTGCCGCGTTTCGCGTCACGCTGCCAGCGCGCCCGCCCGGCCAAAACCGTACCGAGGAGGCCGAGGAAGCCGGGTAG
- a CDS encoding response regulator transcription factor has translation MEDGTDILLIEDEPNIAEAVCFILVRDGWRVATVSDGAEAMRSLRERMPRLVVLDVMLPNRSGDEILTELRADGDAALAATPVLLLTAQGRPATELADAILAKPFANDDLRALVRRMIN, from the coding sequence GTGGAGGATGGAACCGATATCCTGCTGATTGAGGACGAGCCGAATATTGCCGAAGCCGTGTGCTTTATCCTGGTGCGCGATGGTTGGCGGGTGGCGACAGTCAGCGATGGGGCCGAGGCGATGCGTTCCTTGCGCGAGCGCATGCCCAGGCTGGTGGTGTTGGACGTGATGCTGCCCAACCGCTCGGGTGATGAAATCCTGACCGAATTGCGCGCGGACGGCGATGCGGCACTGGCCGCGACACCGGTGCTGCTGCTGACGGCGCAAGGGCGGCCCGCTACCGAACTGGCCGATGCGATCCTGGCAAAACCCTTTGCCAATGACGATCTTCGGGCGCTGGTGCGGCGCATGATAAACTAG
- a CDS encoding IS3 family transposase (programmed frameshift), with protein sequence MGTVRTDEFRKDAVRIALTSGLSRRQVADDLGVGLSTLNKWVNAHRDTDVVSAEDRELARENERLRRENRILKEERDIPKKSHPVLRGPKAVRFRFIEEQRGAFPIDRLCQVMNVSPRGLRAFRSLPASHRQRMDMVVLAHIKEQSRLSLGSYGRPRMTEELKEVGVDVGHRRVGRLMRENRIIVERTRKFKATTDSAHTFNIAPNLLDRDFSAAGPNQKWAGDISYIWTREGWLYLAVILDLHSRRVIGWAVSNRMKRDLAIRALKMAIAFRSPPKGCIFHSDRGSQYCSHDYQKILRQHGFKVSMSGKGNCYDNAAVETFFKTIKAELIWRRSWVTRRHAEMAIFEYINGFYNPRRRHSALGWKSPVAFERKVA encoded by the exons ATGGGCACAGTCAGGACGGATGAATTTCGCAAGGATGCAGTGCGGATTGCGCTGACCAGCGGGCTTTCGCGGCGTCAAGTTGCGGATGATCTTGGGGTCGGCTTGTCGACCCTCAATAAGTGGGTGAACGCACACCGGGACACGGACGTAGTCTCAGCCGAGGATCGCGAGTTGGCGCGTGAGAACGAACGGCTTCGGCGCGAGAACCGTATCCTCAAGGAGGAGAGGGACATCC CTAAAAAAAGCCACCCAGTTCTTCGCGGGCCAAAAGCCGTGAGGTTCAGGTTCATCGAAGAACAGCGCGGGGCCTTCCCGATCGACCGGCTTTGCCAGGTGATGAATGTCAGCCCGCGTGGATTACGGGCCTTCCGCAGCCTCCCAGCCAGCCACAGGCAGCGCATGGACATGGTCGTTCTGGCGCATATCAAGGAACAGTCGCGTCTGAGCTTGGGCAGCTATGGTCGGCCGAGGATGACAGAGGAGCTGAAAGAGGTTGGTGTCGATGTCGGGCATCGACGCGTCGGTCGCCTGATGCGCGAAAACAGGATCATCGTTGAAAGAACGCGTAAGTTCAAAGCCACGACCGACAGCGCCCATACGTTCAACATCGCCCCGAACCTGCTGGATCGCGACTTTAGTGCAGCCGGGCCCAACCAGAAATGGGCGGGCGACATCAGCTACATCTGGACCCGCGAGGGCTGGCTATATCTGGCAGTCATCCTGGACCTGCACTCCCGCCGCGTGATCGGCTGGGCTGTCAGCAACCGGATGAAGCGCGATCTGGCGATCCGGGCCTTGAAGATGGCGATTGCCTTCAGGTCGCCACCCAAAGGCTGCATCTTCCACAGCGACAGGGGCAGCCAATACTGTTCGCATGACTACCAGAAGATCCTGCGCCAGCATGGCTTCAAAGTCTCGATGAGCGGCAAAGGTAATTGTTATGACAATGCGGCCGTCGAGACATTCTTCAAAACCATCAAGGCCGAGCTGATCTGGCGGCGGTCATGGGTAACCCGGCGGCACGCTGAGATGGCGATCTTCGAATACATCAATGGGTTCTACAATCCGCGTCGACGGCACTCAGCACTGGGCTGGAAAAGCCCGGTCGCTTTTGAACGGAAGGTGGCTTAA
- a CDS encoding type II restriction endonuclease: protein MTRLPKECFGYLSPASFLVMGRYRKGEDTAYECLTIDSTSDDAELLLAQLDITPDFLIGEFETAEIRAREQDRVLDFVEELIAAWHAGTIVDFARARAAMPKTEELAGLARGRYLQMHGLERLDPFVIKRPGDALREISRIIEWDMFREFQRRERAVELVRIVMGDDPRDMTVAEVIRQLVNELPRVDALMLSASQQRKSRAGYSYEHHIEAMLVGGGIPFEKQVVIEAKKRPDFILPSLRFIRSGDAAAASGLILSAKTTLRERWKQVEREKGEHRLYLTTVDENIAGNAIEDMASFGVHLVIPESLMDARETEYSGHKNVLTFEQFCSGVIRPAMNQWA, encoded by the coding sequence ATGACCCGCCTGCCGAAGGAATGCTTCGGTTACCTTTCACCGGCGTCATTCCTCGTTATGGGCCGATACCGAAAGGGAGAAGATACGGCCTACGAGTGCCTGACCATCGATTCGACCAGTGATGACGCCGAACTGCTTCTGGCACAGCTCGACATCACGCCCGATTTCCTGATCGGTGAGTTCGAGACCGCCGAAATCCGTGCGCGGGAGCAAGATCGCGTGCTGGATTTCGTCGAAGAGCTCATCGCAGCCTGGCATGCCGGAACGATTGTCGACTTCGCACGCGCCCGCGCGGCAATGCCGAAGACCGAAGAACTGGCCGGGCTGGCGCGTGGCCGATACCTCCAGATGCACGGTCTGGAACGTCTCGATCCCTTTGTGATCAAGCGCCCGGGGGATGCCCTGCGCGAAATCAGTCGCATCATCGAATGGGACATGTTTCGGGAGTTCCAGCGCCGCGAGCGGGCTGTTGAGCTTGTCCGCATCGTCATGGGCGACGATCCGCGTGACATGACAGTCGCGGAGGTCATCCGGCAGTTGGTCAACGAACTGCCGCGGGTCGATGCGCTTATGCTGTCGGCAAGCCAGCAACGGAAATCACGGGCGGGTTATTCCTACGAACACCATATCGAAGCGATGCTGGTGGGTGGAGGAATCCCCTTCGAAAAGCAGGTCGTCATCGAAGCGAAGAAGCGGCCGGACTTCATCCTGCCATCTCTGCGGTTCATCCGGAGCGGGGACGCTGCTGCCGCATCGGGGCTTATCCTGAGCGCCAAAACCACCCTGCGCGAGCGCTGGAAGCAGGTCGAGCGCGAGAAGGGCGAACACAGGCTCTACCTGACCACGGTCGACGAGAACATCGCGGGGAACGCGATTGAGGACATGGCGTCCTTCGGCGTACATCTTGTGATTCCGGAAAGCCTTATGGACGCGAGGGAGACCGAATACAGTGGTCATAAGAACGTTCTGACATTCGAACAGTTCTGCAGTGGTGTCATTCGTCCGGCGATGAACCAGTGGGCATAG
- a CDS encoding radical SAM protein, whose protein sequence is MIKPLDVPLNGSKVDDRVSSNADAFLIPAMDKTIFYDPLGSRIAVLNDDEVSALKIAFAELSSEKSPKPALTTTKKKWKPTQATFSNTQKCTLRCKYCYADGGRLDDAVIDLSIAKSAIDLIISNCEGSEKPGINFLGEGEATSDWKTFVSIIDYFKESCSRSNLVGHVDLSTNGVFNHKYIDYIAANVDRTTFSVDGLSSSHDKGRVLPSGAGSFDLVLATMKEFDRRSLNYDIRSTATVEATHQLPAFVEFIGSNLQVREIHVEPVFDVSSFALTIDPVKSPPAEAFVSAFRKARQIGAKYGVSLYFSSSDLELKDSFCGASDARNLIITSKGIVTSCNEVLRADDRRAGLFQYGAWSKDKQELTIDQDKVSALANLKVHNMRKCEGCFAKYNCAGDCYAKTLAEQGEIQNSTYTSRCIVTRELLRDNLMIEVGKYARSAEIGSS, encoded by the coding sequence ATGATCAAGCCTCTTGATGTCCCGCTGAATGGATCAAAGGTAGATGATCGAGTTTCGTCAAACGCAGATGCTTTTCTGATTCCCGCTATGGACAAAACAATTTTCTACGATCCTTTGGGTAGTAGAATTGCTGTTTTGAACGATGACGAAGTTTCTGCATTAAAGATTGCGTTTGCTGAGCTAAGTTCCGAAAAGTCCCCCAAGCCGGCGCTGACGACAACAAAGAAAAAGTGGAAGCCAACCCAAGCTACGTTCTCAAACACGCAGAAGTGCACGCTCCGATGCAAGTACTGTTATGCTGATGGTGGACGACTTGATGACGCGGTAATAGATCTTAGTATTGCAAAGTCTGCGATCGATTTGATTATCTCGAATTGTGAAGGCTCGGAGAAGCCGGGGATCAACTTCCTAGGAGAAGGCGAGGCGACTTCTGACTGGAAAACCTTCGTTTCGATAATAGATTACTTTAAAGAATCCTGCTCCCGTTCAAACCTAGTCGGCCACGTTGACCTAAGCACGAACGGGGTATTTAATCATAAATATATTGATTACATTGCTGCTAATGTTGATAGAACTACATTTTCCGTAGATGGACTTTCTTCAAGCCACGATAAGGGTAGGGTTCTTCCGAGTGGAGCGGGGTCGTTTGATCTCGTTTTGGCGACGATGAAGGAGTTTGACCGAAGATCATTGAACTACGACATCAGGTCGACCGCGACCGTCGAGGCGACTCACCAGTTGCCTGCATTTGTTGAATTTATTGGAAGTAATCTTCAGGTAAGAGAAATTCATGTCGAGCCTGTCTTTGATGTCTCTTCTTTCGCATTAACAATAGATCCGGTAAAGTCTCCACCCGCGGAAGCGTTTGTATCGGCCTTCCGTAAGGCGCGACAGATTGGTGCAAAGTACGGAGTGTCGCTGTACTTTTCATCTTCTGATCTTGAATTGAAGGATAGTTTCTGCGGTGCAAGTGACGCGCGCAATTTAATTATTACATCCAAGGGGATCGTTACTAGCTGCAATGAGGTACTTCGTGCAGATGATAGGCGGGCCGGTTTGTTTCAATATGGAGCATGGAGCAAAGATAAGCAGGAGTTGACAATCGACCAGGATAAAGTATCGGCGTTGGCGAACCTAAAAGTCCACAATATGAGAAAATGTGAGGGGTGTTTCGCGAAGTACAACTGCGCCGGCGACTGCTACGCAAAAACTCTTGCCGAGCAAGGAGAAATACAAAATTCGACTTATACAAGTCGTTGCATTGTAACTCGTGAGTTGCTTCGAGATAACCTTATGATAGAGGTTGGAAAATATGCCAGGAGCGCAGAAATCGGAAGCAGCTAG
- a CDS encoding tyrosine-type recombinase/integrase yields MPERIKLTEKVLRDAEPVPGRDYQIFDTDLRGFAVCIYRGGGRAFTIDYRHAGRQRRMTFGRWPEWSVAAARERAKELRREIDAGADPLALREAKRDAPRVNDLIERYCAEHLPKLSERSAADQRSVMAKMVAPVWGRKLVTEITASDVDKFLTRVAEGRARPHKEKPNNRARKLQGARPTPVRANRVGEILRKMFTLAVQWGWCEDNPAQRFHRRTETPRERFLSKEEIASLGEALDAAEDRRAADIIRMCMLTGARLGEVRQARFEQFNLEHMSWSKPPTMTKQRRAHRVPISDETAAVVRQRMLHVPRGTPWLFPGDTPGQPVQEVRRFWAQVQKRCGLQDVRIHDLRHTFASLLVSGGASLEMIGKLLGHSQMQTTLRYAHLMDSPLRAGVDAVAIALRPKPRLVHDAEDRGDRKSA; encoded by the coding sequence ATGCCCGAACGCATCAAACTGACAGAAAAAGTGCTGCGCGACGCCGAGCCCGTGCCCGGGCGGGACTACCAGATCTTCGATACCGACCTGCGGGGTTTTGCCGTATGCATCTATCGCGGCGGCGGTCGGGCTTTTACGATCGACTACCGGCATGCGGGTCGACAGCGTCGAATGACCTTCGGGCGCTGGCCGGAATGGTCCGTAGCGGCGGCGCGGGAACGGGCAAAGGAACTGAGGCGCGAGATCGATGCCGGGGCCGACCCGCTTGCCCTGCGCGAAGCGAAGCGCGATGCGCCACGGGTGAATGACCTGATCGAGCGTTACTGTGCCGAGCACCTGCCGAAATTGTCGGAACGGAGCGCGGCCGACCAGCGATCGGTGATGGCCAAGATGGTAGCGCCAGTGTGGGGCCGCAAGCTGGTGACGGAAATCACCGCGAGCGATGTCGACAAATTCCTCACCCGTGTGGCCGAGGGCCGGGCGCGGCCACACAAGGAAAAGCCGAACAACAGGGCCCGCAAGTTGCAGGGAGCGAGGCCGACGCCCGTGCGTGCCAACCGCGTGGGGGAAATCCTGCGCAAGATGTTCACGCTGGCGGTCCAGTGGGGCTGGTGCGAGGACAATCCCGCCCAGCGCTTTCACCGCCGCACGGAAACCCCGCGTGAGCGGTTCTTGTCAAAGGAAGAAATCGCCAGCCTCGGCGAGGCGCTGGATGCCGCCGAAGACCGGCGCGCGGCCGACATCATCCGGATGTGCATGCTGACCGGCGCCCGGCTGGGCGAGGTGCGACAGGCTCGATTTGAACAGTTCAACCTTGAGCACATGAGCTGGTCGAAACCGCCCACCATGACGAAACAGCGCCGCGCGCATCGCGTGCCGATCTCGGACGAGACCGCCGCTGTCGTGCGTCAACGCATGCTTCACGTCCCACGGGGCACGCCGTGGCTTTTCCCCGGCGACACGCCCGGTCAGCCGGTGCAGGAAGTGCGCCGGTTCTGGGCACAGGTGCAGAAGCGATGCGGGTTGCAGGATGTCCGCATCCACGACCTGCGTCATACATTCGCTTCGCTCCTGGTCAGCGGCGGTGCATCCTTGGAGATGATCGGGAAGCTGCTGGGGCACAGCCAGATGCAGACCACCCTGCGCTATGCCCACCTGATGGATTCACCCCTGCGCGCCGGCGTCGACGCTGTGGCCATTGCGTTGCGGCCGAAGCCGCGGCTGGTCCACGACGCCGAGGATCGCGGCGACCGCAAGTCGGCCTGA
- a CDS encoding helix-turn-helix transcriptional regulator, with protein MLHLGSMPDTMEKPRTLLVGWISRLDLALELGLSVDTLRRWEAMRTGPPCVRAGRKVYYRRAAVEEWLEEQEQDAPRRRHAGGRR; from the coding sequence ATGCTGCATCTCGGATCGATGCCAGACACCATGGAAAAACCCCGCACGCTGCTGGTCGGCTGGATCAGCCGCCTCGACCTCGCGCTGGAGCTCGGCCTTTCGGTCGACACCCTCCGGCGCTGGGAGGCGATGCGGACCGGACCGCCCTGCGTGCGCGCCGGGCGCAAGGTCTATTACCGCCGCGCTGCCGTCGAGGAATGGCTGGAAGAGCAGGAGCAAGACGCCCCGCGCCGCCGCCATGCCGGAGGACGCCGGTGA
- a CDS encoding VRR-NUC domain-containing protein: MKRRGTPEADLQRVVVQALRFALPRAAIIHHCANEVTEPGPRGSKRQAILVGMGVHAGFADLMILCDGRILFLELKAPKGRLRPAQEAFRDAVLAQGFCWALVRSLDDALGALAHHGFTTRIAPATRRLAP; the protein is encoded by the coding sequence ATGAAACGCCGTGGCACCCCCGAGGCCGATCTACAGCGCGTCGTGGTACAGGCGCTGCGCTTCGCCCTGCCCCGTGCCGCGATCATCCATCATTGTGCCAATGAGGTGACCGAACCCGGCCCCCGCGGGTCAAAACGCCAAGCGATCCTCGTCGGCATGGGCGTCCACGCTGGATTCGCCGATCTGATGATCCTCTGCGATGGCCGCATCCTCTTCCTCGAGCTGAAAGCGCCCAAGGGGCGACTACGGCCGGCGCAGGAGGCGTTCAGGGATGCGGTTTTGGCACAGGGCTTCTGCTGGGCACTGGTGCGCAGCCTCGACGACGCGCTGGGTGCGCTGGCCCATCACGGCTTCACCACGCGTATTGCGCCCGCCACGCGGAGGCTTGCCCCATGA